From the Micropterus dolomieu isolate WLL.071019.BEF.003 ecotype Adirondacks unplaced genomic scaffold, ASM2129224v1 contig_12511, whole genome shotgun sequence genome, one window contains:
- the LOC123966077 gene encoding dynein axonemal heavy chain 17-like isoform X1, with protein MNPQGCRAALLAVRLELQETGSVFEPSVGGGLSDLLKTIITDVYTAASLPPRISVSRQDNYQVSLQQSPKLSALEQEVMRRLLQVREEAERLRAGLNRYSYLWQSNRRRVMQEFLTYSRQLGPEELEAEKTPPTLKDFQREIESLQRVSGEVVHLDDVIVLHNWLQVDLRPFRDSLLSLIYDWRHVYTEYLLASVRNSLQQLTRRGGSEESRFPLTETIILLEAAGVELPEHLAAQLQC; from the exons GGCTGCAGGGCTGCGTTGTTGGCGGTCCGTCTGGAGCTGCAGGAAACAGGGAGTGTGTTTGAGCCGTCAGTGGGCGGCGGCCTCTCTGACCTCCTGAAGACCATCATCACTGACGTTTACACGGCGGCCAGTCTGCCGCCCAGGATCTCTGTGAGTCGTCAGGACAACTATCAG gtcTCACTGCAGCAGAGTCCCAAGCTCTCTGCGTTGGAACAGGAAGTGATGCGTCGCCTGCTGCAGGTGAGGGAGGAGGCGGAGCGTCTGAGGGCGGGGCTGAACAGGTACTCATACCTGTGGCAAAGCAACAGGAGGCGGGTCATGCAGGAGTTCCTGACCTACAGCAGGCAGCTGGGACCCGAGGAGCTGGAGGCCGAGAAGACTCCGCCCACCCTGAAGGACTTCCAGAGAGAG ATTGAGTCGCTCCAGAGAGTGAGCGGAGAGGTGGTTCACCTGGATGATGTCATCGTTCTGCACAACTGGCTGCAGGTCGACCTCCGTCCCTTCAGAGACTCCCTGCTGTCACTCATCTACGACTGGAGACACGTCTACACAGAGTACCTGCTGGCCTCAGTCAGGAACAG tctGCAGCAGCTGACCCGGCGTGGTGGCAGTGAAGAGTCCAGGTTCCCCCTGACAGAGACCATCATCCTACTGGAGGCCGCAGGAGTCGAGCTGCCTGAACACCTGGCAGCACAGCTACAG TGCTGA
- the LOC123966077 gene encoding dynein axonemal heavy chain 17-like isoform X2, giving the protein MNPQGCRAALLAVRLELQETGSVFEPSVGGGLSDLLKTIITDVYTAASLPPRISVSLQQSPKLSALEQEVMRRLLQVREEAERLRAGLNRYSYLWQSNRRRVMQEFLTYSRQLGPEELEAEKTPPTLKDFQREIESLQRVSGEVVHLDDVIVLHNWLQVDLRPFRDSLLSLIYDWRHVYTEYLLASVRNSLQQLTRRGGSEESRFPLTETIILLEAAGVELPEHLAAQLQC; this is encoded by the exons GGCTGCAGGGCTGCGTTGTTGGCGGTCCGTCTGGAGCTGCAGGAAACAGGGAGTGTGTTTGAGCCGTCAGTGGGCGGCGGCCTCTCTGACCTCCTGAAGACCATCATCACTGACGTTTACACGGCGGCCAGTCTGCCGCCCAGGATCTCT gtcTCACTGCAGCAGAGTCCCAAGCTCTCTGCGTTGGAACAGGAAGTGATGCGTCGCCTGCTGCAGGTGAGGGAGGAGGCGGAGCGTCTGAGGGCGGGGCTGAACAGGTACTCATACCTGTGGCAAAGCAACAGGAGGCGGGTCATGCAGGAGTTCCTGACCTACAGCAGGCAGCTGGGACCCGAGGAGCTGGAGGCCGAGAAGACTCCGCCCACCCTGAAGGACTTCCAGAGAGAG ATTGAGTCGCTCCAGAGAGTGAGCGGAGAGGTGGTTCACCTGGATGATGTCATCGTTCTGCACAACTGGCTGCAGGTCGACCTCCGTCCCTTCAGAGACTCCCTGCTGTCACTCATCTACGACTGGAGACACGTCTACACAGAGTACCTGCTGGCCTCAGTCAGGAACAG tctGCAGCAGCTGACCCGGCGTGGTGGCAGTGAAGAGTCCAGGTTCCCCCTGACAGAGACCATCATCCTACTGGAGGCCGCAGGAGTCGAGCTGCCTGAACACCTGGCAGCACAGCTACAG TGCTGA